One stretch of Paenibacillus sp. AN1007 DNA includes these proteins:
- the purK gene encoding 5-(carboxyamino)imidazole ribonucleotide synthase: MSNKATRQDNGTGQGQPILLPGHTTIGILGGGQLGRMMTLAGTAMGYRFVTLDPTPDSPCGQIAKQIEAGYDDVQAARELARQCDVITYEFENVDAEVAALLERESSVPQGSSLLYTTQHRLREKRAIEAAGVRVAPYREITSLDTMNAAVSELGVPCVLKTVTGGYDGKGQRVIRVASEAEEAYQELASTGAELVLEQFIKFECEISVIVARSTNGEIKTFPPAENIHVNNILHASIVPARVAADIQLEAQKLAAAVAESMKAVGLLAVELFAAADGRLYVNELAPRPHNSGHYTMEACATSQFEQHIRAICGLPLGDTTLLSPVVMVNVLGEHLEGIIARTGQPDEEAMELGVIPKLHIYGKSEAKTGRKMGHVNLLCQDVEEALQWIEQTNLWRHTNS, encoded by the coding sequence ATGAGTAACAAGGCAACCAGACAGGATAATGGAACAGGGCAGGGACAACCTATCTTATTACCTGGACATACTACAATCGGTATTCTTGGCGGCGGACAGCTCGGACGAATGATGACGCTGGCCGGAACGGCGATGGGGTATCGATTCGTGACTCTTGATCCAACACCGGATTCACCTTGTGGTCAGATTGCGAAGCAGATTGAAGCTGGATACGATGATGTACAGGCAGCAAGAGAACTCGCGCGGCAGTGCGATGTGATCACATATGAATTCGAGAATGTGGATGCAGAAGTGGCGGCTTTACTTGAGCGTGAGTCATCCGTGCCGCAAGGGAGTTCTCTTTTATACACGACCCAGCATCGCTTGCGTGAGAAACGTGCGATTGAAGCAGCGGGTGTAAGGGTTGCTCCATACCGCGAGATTACAAGTCTGGATACGATGAATGCTGCGGTGAGCGAACTCGGTGTTCCATGTGTTCTGAAAACAGTGACAGGTGGATATGACGGCAAAGGGCAGCGTGTGATCCGGGTCGCATCGGAAGCTGAAGAGGCGTATCAAGAGCTTGCATCGACAGGAGCAGAGCTGGTGCTGGAGCAATTTATCAAGTTTGAGTGCGAAATTTCCGTTATTGTTGCTCGCAGCACGAATGGAGAAATCAAAACGTTCCCGCCTGCGGAGAACATTCACGTAAACAACATTTTGCATGCGTCGATCGTACCTGCGCGAGTGGCTGCAGATATCCAGCTTGAAGCACAGAAGCTGGCCGCAGCTGTCGCTGAATCGATGAAGGCCGTGGGGCTGCTGGCGGTAGAGTTATTTGCTGCTGCTGACGGCAGACTTTATGTGAACGAGCTGGCCCCAAGGCCGCATAATTCCGGACACTATACGATGGAGGCCTGCGCTACATCACAGTTTGAGCAGCATATTCGTGCCATCTGCGGATTACCGCTGGGGGATACAACGTTGTTAAGCCCTGTTGTTATGGTCAATGTGCTTGGTGAGCATCTGGAAGGCATCATCGCTAGAACAGGGCAGCCTGATGAAGAAGCGATGGAACTTGGTGTTATCCCTAAGCTTCATATATATGGCAAGAGCGAAGCGAAGACAGGACGGAAGATGGGGCATGTGAACCTGCTCTGTCAGGATGTAGAAGAAGCATTGCAATGGATCGAACAAACTAATCTATGGAGGCATACAAATTCATGA
- the purE gene encoding 5-(carboxyamino)imidazole ribonucleotide mutase, whose amino-acid sequence MSVQVAVIMGSKSDWETMKHACEVLDELEIGYEKKVVSAHRTPDLMFEYAEQATDRGFKVIIAGAGGAAHLPGMVASKTMLPVIGVPVQSKALNGLDSLLSIVQMPGGIPVATVAIGKAGATNAGLLAAQIIGAFDPEVQRRSEARRERIKQEVLESSDEL is encoded by the coding sequence ATGTCAGTGCAAGTCGCTGTAATTATGGGCAGCAAGTCGGATTGGGAAACGATGAAACATGCGTGCGAGGTGCTGGACGAGCTGGAGATTGGGTATGAAAAAAAGGTCGTCTCTGCACATCGTACTCCGGATTTGATGTTTGAATATGCAGAACAGGCGACGGACCGCGGATTCAAGGTCATTATCGCTGGTGCAGGCGGAGCGGCTCATCTTCCAGGTATGGTGGCATCCAAAACGATGCTTCCAGTCATCGGTGTTCCGGTTCAATCCAAAGCATTGAACGGCCTCGATTCCCTGCTGTCCATTGTGCAGATGCCTGGCGGCATCCCAGTAGCCACAGTTGCCATTGGCAAAGCGGGCGCGACAAATGCAGGTCTGCTCGCGGCACAGATCATTGGCGCATTTGACCCGGAGGTGCAGCGCCGCTCCGAAGCCCGCAGAGAACGGATCAAACAAGAAGTACTGGAAAGCAGTGATGAGCTATGA
- a CDS encoding universal stress protein: MLFSKILVAYDGSKASNKALDRAIELAKASPGAVLDVIHAFDFPRVFIGEGLAPLPPSLNNDYYNLAVQTTDEAKERIQTAGVTANVDLIQGAAAEVLLDYAKENGSDIIVIGSRGLGGIREFVLGSVSHNVVQHAQVPVLIVK; encoded by the coding sequence ATGTTATTTTCCAAAATTTTGGTAGCTTATGATGGGTCGAAAGCATCGAATAAAGCACTGGATCGTGCAATTGAGCTGGCCAAAGCATCACCAGGGGCTGTACTGGATGTGATTCATGCCTTTGATTTTCCGCGCGTATTTATTGGGGAAGGTCTGGCACCGCTACCGCCTTCACTCAACAATGATTATTACAATCTTGCGGTGCAGACGACGGATGAAGCCAAAGAACGGATTCAGACTGCCGGTGTTACGGCAAATGTGGATCTGATTCAAGGCGCTGCGGCTGAGGTGCTGCTGGACTATGCCAAAGAGAACGGTTCAGATATTATTGTGATTGGTTCCCGTGGATTGGGTGGAATCCGTGAATTTGTGCTGGGCAGTGTCAGCCACAATGTGGTACAGCATGCTCAGGTTCCTGTGTTGATCGTAAAATAA
- a CDS encoding DUF1294 domain-containing protein codes for MQTGLIAWFIFINIVTYLVMSDDKRRAQQRRDRTPERTLFLLAFIGGALGVWIAMYRKRHKTKHPSFTIGIPLLVFLNAVLYGYFLQ; via the coding sequence ATGCAAACTGGACTTATCGCATGGTTTATTTTTATCAACATTGTTACCTATCTGGTTATGTCAGATGACAAGAGGCGCGCACAGCAGCGGCGTGATCGCACACCTGAACGAACGTTGTTTTTGCTGGCGTTCATTGGAGGTGCGCTGGGTGTCTGGATTGCAATGTACCGGAAAAGGCATAAAACGAAACACCCCAGCTTTACAATTGGCATTCCACTGCTGGTGTTTCTAAATGCAGTGCTGTATGGTTACTTTTTGCAGTAG
- a CDS encoding ROK family protein → MYLVIDIGGTFVKYGVMSESGELLSKGKRGVQRNNLQELQDVLYTIVDAQDLEQIQGIALSCPGTVDVDTGMVYHGGSFPFLHEINLARLLADRYDMDVSIENDGKCAALAELWLGSVKHAKDSVVLVLGSGIAGGIIMDGKLQRGKNLSAGEVSYVMSRIDPVTKEAAYFGLESSAVEMVRRIGEMKGLDNPADGEAVFELINQHDPDAYSVFDTYCTQIAVQIMNLQYILDPELFAIGGGISAQPVVLERIEWAIGELRRINPLHKANPRITACTFGNDANLYGALYHFLEQSRCFDACSALNTGASSYKMTRFQAT, encoded by the coding sequence ATGTATTTGGTCATTGATATTGGTGGAACTTTTGTAAAATATGGAGTGATGAGCGAAAGCGGGGAGCTTTTGTCCAAAGGGAAACGTGGTGTTCAGCGAAACAATCTGCAAGAGCTGCAGGACGTGCTCTATACCATCGTCGACGCACAGGATCTGGAACAAATTCAGGGAATAGCCTTGAGCTGCCCGGGGACGGTTGATGTGGATACAGGCATGGTATATCATGGTGGTTCTTTTCCATTTTTACATGAGATTAATTTAGCCAGACTTCTGGCGGATCGATATGATATGGATGTATCCATTGAGAATGATGGTAAATGTGCGGCGCTGGCTGAACTGTGGCTCGGCAGTGTGAAGCATGCCAAGGATTCGGTGGTTTTGGTGCTGGGCAGCGGCATTGCGGGTGGAATCATCATGGATGGCAAACTGCAGCGCGGAAAAAATTTGTCCGCTGGCGAAGTCAGTTATGTGATGAGCCGAATTGATCCGGTAACCAAAGAAGCTGCTTATTTCGGGCTGGAAAGCTCGGCAGTGGAGATGGTCAGACGAATCGGCGAGATGAAGGGACTGGATAACCCTGCGGATGGAGAAGCTGTTTTTGAATTAATTAATCAGCATGATCCCGACGCGTACAGCGTATTTGACACCTACTGCACACAGATCGCAGTTCAAATTATGAATCTGCAGTACATTTTGGACCCTGAATTGTTTGCGATTGGAGGAGGCATCAGTGCACAGCCTGTTGTGCTGGAACGAATCGAATGGGCGATTGGTGAACTGAGGCGAATTAACCCTCTGCATAAAGCGAACCCGAGGATCACTGCATGTACATTCGGTAATGATGCAAATCTTTACGGAGCGTTATACCACTTCCTTGAACAGTCGAGGTGTTTTGACGCATGTTCAGCACTAAATACAGGTGCATCTTCGTATAAGATGACTCGTTTTCAGGCAACGTAA
- a CDS encoding AraC family transcriptional regulator, with translation MSIVSENKLQWMMQTLYDAASIPVFYIMKDCSSHTSFNHDLIEQMLSIPVLQKIQVVQYLIPHHKQDHKQADNMILMPVLTEEGQGFVLWPNAQQYVTNSPFTMDPIPAQTINSASFDLNQLLSTALLAHYLLHNEMLDRNQVLEENDHVLNGHTEGVLELSLLEQRERSLYHKSYLSEKKVFDQVRLGNKNKLQLYLKQHMELNGVYGTLSKHDTLRSRKNLIIAAITMGTRAAIEGGLYSESALTLSDTYIRQIETLSRIDSIHPMLQHILGDFTERVSKVHRAHFSRDILLCQEYIFNHLYDDLSLSVLSNHLQISPSYLSRKFKEETGEALRIFIQKQRIEEARTLLVFSDYRLSEIYPLLNFNDQSYFIKVFRKHTGFTPKEYRNRFVVKPS, from the coding sequence ATGTCAATCGTTTCGGAAAACAAGCTTCAATGGATGATGCAGACGCTCTATGATGCTGCTTCCATCCCGGTGTTTTACATTATGAAAGATTGCAGCAGCCATACTTCTTTTAACCATGACCTTATAGAACAAATGCTCTCCATCCCTGTCCTTCAGAAAATCCAAGTCGTCCAGTATCTCATACCACATCACAAACAGGACCATAAACAAGCGGATAATATGATTCTGATGCCAGTGTTAACCGAAGAAGGGCAGGGCTTTGTTCTTTGGCCCAACGCACAGCAATATGTAACGAACAGTCCATTCACAATGGATCCCATTCCTGCACAGACAATAAATTCTGCGTCATTTGATCTGAATCAGCTGCTTAGTACAGCCCTCCTGGCTCATTATCTGCTGCATAATGAAATGCTTGACCGGAATCAGGTGCTGGAGGAGAACGACCATGTCCTAAACGGTCATACGGAAGGTGTACTGGAACTGTCTCTCCTGGAACAAAGAGAGCGGAGCTTGTATCACAAATCGTATCTCTCCGAGAAGAAGGTATTTGATCAGGTTCGTCTGGGAAACAAAAACAAGCTGCAGTTATACTTGAAACAGCATATGGAACTGAACGGTGTTTACGGCACTCTGTCCAAACATGACACGTTGCGGAGCAGAAAGAATCTGATCATCGCAGCGATCACGATGGGAACTCGCGCTGCCATTGAAGGCGGACTATACTCTGAATCAGCCCTGACACTTAGCGACACCTACATCCGACAGATCGAAACGCTGTCTCGAATAGATTCGATACACCCTATGCTGCAGCATATTCTTGGTGATTTCACCGAACGAGTATCCAAAGTCCATCGGGCCCATTTCTCCAGAGATATTCTGTTATGTCAGGAATATATCTTCAATCATTTGTACGATGACCTGAGCTTGTCTGTGCTTTCAAATCATTTGCAAATAAGCCCCTCCTATCTTTCCCGTAAATTCAAGGAAGAGACTGGAGAGGCGCTTCGCATTTTTATTCAGAAGCAGCGGATTGAAGAAGCCAGAACTCTTCTTGTTTTCTCAGACTACCGCCTGAGTGAGATCTACCCGCTGTTAAACTTTAACGATCAGAGTTATTTCATCAAGGTATTTCGGAAGCATACAGGCTTTACACCCAAGGAGTACCGTAACCGCTTTGTCGTTAAGCCATCTTGA
- a CDS encoding DNA topoisomerase III → MKTLVLAEKPSVAREIARVMGARDKHKSYMEGPKYIVTWALGHLVGLAEPEDYDKKYATWNLEDLPILPERTKLKVLKETNHQYKAVQQLMKRQDVGELIIATDAAREGELLARWIMQMAQWKKPFKRLWISSQTDKAIKDGFASLKPGSQFDRLYESARCRAEADWMIGLNVTRALTVRFNAQLSAGRVQTPTLGMIMDRENEINGFRSQEYETLTGDFGDFQAVWRAAGGDSRVFEKQDMQQLKQRVEGRKGTISQVKKSEKVEPHPLAYDLTELQRDANRKHGFSAKQTSNVLQRLYEQHKLVTYPRTDSRYLTSDMTGTLKERLESVAVGPYASLARPLLRKNLNITKRIVADSKVTDHHAIIPTEQTVLLNQLSPEERKLYDLIVRRFISLFYPAAKYDSVAVAVQVGKDSFHVKGTTVKDSGWREVYGGDYTDEDDDRADDAGDHERALLPDLQQGQSVTLHRCQIKSGRTMPPKRYTEAALLSQMEKHGLGTPATRADIIEKLVSSDTIDRQGSSLHPTGKGKQLIELAAPQLRTPELTARWEAELERIARGQGKPGPFLDGIRSMAKELVSTVKSSKAEYKPHNVTNSHCPDCNAKLLEKKGKRGKFLVCPTEDCGYRRSNEKRLSNRRCAQCHKKMEIKEGKAGLYVQCLPCGITETLNKDKQHVNKREQQKLVKQYAKQESIGSNLGDLLKAAMEKQGKS, encoded by the coding sequence GTGAAGACATTGGTACTCGCAGAGAAACCATCCGTAGCGCGGGAGATTGCCCGTGTAATGGGTGCGCGTGATAAACATAAAAGTTATATGGAAGGTCCAAAATACATTGTAACGTGGGCGCTGGGACATTTGGTGGGCCTGGCTGAACCGGAGGATTACGACAAGAAGTATGCCACCTGGAATCTCGAAGACCTGCCGATCTTGCCAGAACGGACAAAATTGAAGGTGCTCAAAGAGACAAACCACCAGTATAAAGCGGTGCAGCAGCTCATGAAACGTCAGGATGTGGGCGAGCTTATCATTGCAACCGATGCAGCCCGTGAAGGAGAACTGCTTGCAAGGTGGATTATGCAGATGGCTCAGTGGAAAAAACCGTTCAAACGGCTGTGGATCTCATCCCAGACGGATAAAGCGATCAAGGATGGATTTGCCTCATTGAAACCAGGCAGCCAGTTCGACCGTCTCTATGAATCTGCACGCTGCCGAGCGGAAGCAGACTGGATGATTGGGCTTAATGTAACACGTGCCCTAACGGTGCGGTTCAATGCCCAATTGTCAGCAGGTCGTGTACAGACTCCAACCTTGGGCATGATTATGGATCGGGAAAATGAAATTAACGGATTCCGCTCGCAGGAATATGAGACGTTAACAGGGGATTTTGGCGATTTTCAGGCAGTATGGCGGGCAGCTGGCGGAGACTCAAGAGTGTTTGAAAAACAGGATATGCAGCAGTTGAAACAGCGGGTGGAAGGGCGTAAAGGCACGATTTCACAGGTGAAAAAAAGCGAGAAAGTCGAGCCGCATCCGCTGGCATACGACCTTACGGAACTGCAGCGGGATGCGAACCGTAAACATGGCTTCTCCGCAAAACAGACATCAAACGTGCTGCAGCGTCTGTATGAGCAGCACAAACTTGTCACCTATCCGCGTACAGACAGCCGTTACCTTACTTCCGATATGACGGGAACGTTAAAAGAGCGGCTGGAAAGTGTTGCGGTAGGTCCTTATGCATCACTTGCACGTCCTCTGCTGCGCAAAAATCTGAACATTACCAAGCGGATTGTCGCCGACAGTAAAGTTACGGATCACCATGCCATCATCCCAACCGAACAGACTGTACTGCTTAATCAGCTGAGCCCGGAGGAACGTAAACTGTATGATCTGATTGTTCGCCGTTTTATAAGTCTGTTCTATCCGGCGGCCAAGTATGATTCCGTTGCTGTTGCGGTTCAGGTAGGTAAGGACTCCTTCCACGTGAAGGGCACAACGGTCAAAGACAGCGGCTGGCGCGAAGTATATGGTGGTGATTACACCGATGAAGACGATGATCGCGCAGATGACGCGGGCGACCATGAACGTGCACTGCTGCCGGACCTGCAGCAAGGACAGTCTGTAACTCTGCATCGCTGTCAGATCAAAAGTGGACGGACCATGCCTCCGAAACGTTATACAGAGGCAGCTCTGCTGTCGCAGATGGAAAAGCATGGACTCGGTACACCTGCTACACGTGCGGATATTATTGAGAAACTGGTCAGCTCGGATACGATTGATCGTCAAGGCAGCAGCCTGCATCCGACCGGCAAAGGCAAACAGCTGATTGAGCTTGCTGCACCGCAGCTGCGTACACCGGAACTGACAGCCCGCTGGGAAGCCGAACTGGAGCGCATCGCCCGTGGACAGGGTAAACCAGGCCCGTTCCTGGACGGTATTCGCTCTATGGCGAAGGAGCTTGTATCTACCGTAAAAAGCAGTAAAGCCGAGTATAAGCCGCATAATGTTACAAACAGCCACTGCCCGGACTGCAATGCAAAGCTGCTGGAGAAAAAGGGGAAACGCGGCAAGTTCCTTGTATGTCCTACGGAGGATTGTGGTTATCGCCGTTCCAATGAGAAGCGGTTGTCGAATCGCCGCTGCGCGCAGTGTCACAAAAAGATGGAGATCAAAGAGGGCAAAGCTGGACTGTATGTTCAGTGTCTGCCTTGTGGGATCACAGAGACGCTCAACAAGGACAAGCAGCATGTGAACAAACGCGAGCAGCAAAAGCTGGTCAAGCAGTATGCGAAGCAGGAATCGATCGGCTCCAATCTGGGAGACTTGCTGAAGGCGGCTATGGAGAAACAGGGGAAATCATAA
- a CDS encoding amidase family protein — MTYHGSILKKGGALLLAGTVVTAAWGGTALPTAFAATSAAPSNQTSTAPALAGKAPVNAASFVQAMEETAALAGVPFTMDQLSGATISRKDAALALHQWLQLDAAPQSFKDVPDRSEYASAVGALNAAGLMKGYTDSLFLPNAVLTASDVSILKDRIYNYIKPFVLEEATIMDMQTAMTQGKLTSKELVQQYLDRIAKYDDQGVNINAVLNLNPDALKIAEQLDEERAAQGPRGQLHGIPILVKDNFDTKDMPTTAGCICLKDSIPAHDAEQVKKLKAAGAIILGKTNLHEFAFGITTSSSLGGQTLNPYALDHYPGGSSGGTGAAIAANFAAAGMGTDTGGSIRIPSSFNSLVGIRPTIGLSSREGIIPLALTQDVGGPMARTVSDAAIMLDATVGYDKKDTATAYAVGKIPSSYTDFLDINGLKGARIGVAPELIPSTKAEEKAVADVINAAVEELKSLGATAVPISIPNFAEINKYPSLSGYEFKFQLNDYLDSLGDKAPYHSLSEIIASGQFDKTQEQAMKARDARDTLETSEYKDIVLKRTQITRDSLLKVMADNHLDAIIYPTSTQAAGVIGKGQTSGANNRLSPFSGFPSITVPAGFTTDGLPVGMEFLGRTFDEGTLIKLAYSYEQGTHHRQAPKLTP; from the coding sequence ATGACTTATCATGGATCTATATTAAAAAAAGGCGGGGCCTTATTACTTGCGGGAACAGTGGTTACCGCAGCGTGGGGAGGAACTGCTTTACCTACGGCTTTCGCCGCCACATCAGCTGCTCCTTCAAACCAAACCTCCACCGCCCCTGCCCTTGCAGGGAAAGCACCGGTTAACGCCGCATCCTTCGTTCAGGCCATGGAAGAAACCGCTGCCCTTGCAGGTGTACCTTTCACCATGGACCAACTCTCTGGCGCGACAATATCACGCAAAGATGCTGCATTGGCCCTGCATCAGTGGCTCCAGCTGGACGCTGCTCCGCAATCCTTCAAGGATGTACCGGACCGGTCCGAGTATGCCAGTGCCGTCGGCGCTCTGAATGCCGCCGGACTGATGAAAGGTTATACGGATTCTCTTTTCCTGCCGAATGCTGTACTTACAGCGAGCGACGTCTCTATTTTAAAAGACCGCATCTATAACTACATAAAACCGTTTGTGCTTGAAGAAGCCACCATTATGGATATGCAAACTGCCATGACTCAAGGTAAACTGACATCCAAAGAGCTGGTGCAGCAGTATCTGGACCGTATCGCCAAATATGATGATCAGGGCGTCAACATCAACGCTGTCCTGAATTTGAACCCGGATGCACTCAAGATAGCGGAACAACTCGATGAAGAGCGCGCAGCTCAAGGACCTCGCGGGCAGCTTCACGGGATTCCGATTCTGGTGAAGGATAACTTTGATACCAAAGACATGCCAACAACAGCTGGCTGCATCTGTCTGAAAGACTCCATCCCGGCCCATGATGCAGAGCAGGTAAAAAAGCTAAAAGCAGCAGGTGCTATTATTCTTGGCAAAACCAACCTGCACGAGTTTGCTTTTGGCATTACGACATCCAGCTCACTAGGAGGACAAACGCTCAATCCTTATGCCCTTGATCATTATCCAGGCGGATCGAGCGGCGGAACAGGTGCAGCCATCGCCGCCAACTTTGCTGCGGCAGGCATGGGTACCGACACGGGCGGCTCCATCCGCATACCTTCCAGCTTCAACAGCCTTGTCGGCATTCGCCCAACGATTGGGCTCTCCAGTCGTGAGGGCATCATTCCACTCGCACTTACACAGGACGTTGGCGGACCGATGGCTCGTACCGTAAGCGATGCAGCAATTATGCTGGATGCTACCGTTGGTTATGACAAAAAAGATACAGCCACTGCTTACGCTGTAGGCAAAATTCCATCCAGCTACACGGACTTTCTCGATATAAACGGACTGAAAGGTGCCCGGATCGGTGTAGCCCCAGAGCTTATTCCAAGTACCAAAGCGGAAGAAAAGGCTGTGGCAGACGTTATCAATGCTGCTGTCGAGGAGCTTAAATCCCTCGGCGCAACTGCTGTACCGATCTCTATCCCGAACTTTGCTGAAATTAATAAATATCCGAGTCTCAGCGGCTACGAATTCAAATTCCAGTTGAATGACTATCTGGATTCTCTGGGTGACAAAGCACCATATCACAGCTTGTCCGAGATCATCGCATCCGGTCAGTTTGATAAAACCCAAGAACAAGCCATGAAAGCACGGGATGCAAGAGATACGTTGGAAACATCGGAATATAAGGATATTGTTCTGAAGCGCACTCAAATTACTCGTGATTCCTTACTGAAAGTGATGGCAGATAATCATCTGGATGCAATTATCTATCCAACATCGACACAAGCTGCTGGCGTTATTGGTAAGGGTCAAACCTCTGGTGCCAACAATCGTTTAAGTCCGTTCTCCGGGTTCCCGTCTATCACTGTACCAGCTGGTTTCACAACAGATGGCCTGCCAGTAGGCATGGAATTTCTGGGCCGCACCTTTGACGAAGGCACCCTGATCAAGCTCGCTTACAGCTACGAACAAGGTACTCACCACCGTCAGGCACCCAAGTTAACACCTTAA
- a CDS encoding ketoacyl-ACP synthase III, producing the protein MNHQSKAAITAMGTYVPERILSNADLEKMVDTSDDWIVQRTGMRERRIAAEHEFVSDLATKAVEDMIRRYQVNVSDVDMILFATSTPEYSFPSSASRLQANLRIPHTGVLDLNAACAGFTYGMQLADSLVTSGMYRKVLVIGAETLSKITDYTDRTTCVLFGDGAGAFLVERAVGQGDFKSIVSGTQGEGGMHLYKSGLSTEMNGLPLNIEGKLVQNGREVYKWAVRMVPEQLGQLIKRAEMSPEQIDWFVPHSANMRMIEAVCERGPVPLERTLTSMEYCGNTSAASIPLALQIAVDEGKLRYGQHIALFGFGGGLTYSGLIVHWSVPDTN; encoded by the coding sequence ATGAATCATCAATCTAAAGCAGCAATAACAGCTATGGGGACGTATGTGCCGGAGCGTATTTTAAGTAATGCAGATTTAGAAAAAATGGTTGATACAAGTGACGATTGGATTGTGCAGCGAACAGGGATGAGAGAACGCCGGATTGCAGCGGAACACGAGTTTGTATCAGATTTGGCCACAAAAGCTGTGGAGGATATGATACGTCGTTACCAAGTGAATGTCTCCGATGTAGATATGATTCTTTTTGCAACAAGTACTCCCGAGTATTCCTTTCCGAGTTCGGCATCTCGTCTTCAGGCTAATTTGCGTATTCCGCACACAGGAGTACTTGATCTGAATGCGGCTTGTGCAGGTTTCACATACGGCATGCAGCTGGCAGACAGTCTGGTTACCAGTGGTATGTATCGTAAGGTACTGGTGATTGGAGCAGAGACGTTATCTAAGATAACAGATTATACGGATCGTACAACCTGCGTGTTGTTCGGAGATGGAGCGGGTGCTTTTTTAGTGGAGCGTGCTGTGGGTCAAGGTGACTTTAAATCTATCGTTTCCGGGACACAGGGAGAAGGCGGAATGCATTTATATAAAAGCGGTCTTTCTACAGAGATGAACGGTCTGCCTCTGAATATCGAGGGCAAGCTGGTTCAGAACGGGAGAGAGGTATACAAATGGGCGGTTCGTATGGTCCCAGAACAGCTTGGTCAACTCATAAAGAGAGCCGAGATGTCTCCGGAACAGATCGACTGGTTTGTTCCACACAGCGCTAATATGCGTATGATTGAAGCGGTATGTGAGCGTGGGCCTGTTCCGTTAGAGCGTACGCTGACGAGCATGGAATACTGTGGGAATACATCTGCGGCTTCCATTCCGCTTGCACTGCAGATTGCGGTGGATGAGGGCAAATTAAGATATGGACAGCATATTGCATTGTTTGGTTTTGGGGGCGGACTGACTTACTCCGGTCTCATCGTTCACTGGAGCGTGCCGGATACAAATTAA